A DNA window from Centroberyx gerrardi isolate f3 chromosome 5, fCenGer3.hap1.cur.20231027, whole genome shotgun sequence contains the following coding sequences:
- the fkbp5 gene encoding peptidyl-prolyl cis-trans isomerase FKBP5, which produces MTTDKDLCMDGQSATAMFAAKGTDITPNKDQGVVKVVKRQGVDGDRPMIGDKVTVHYTGKLLNGKKFDSSLDRKEPFCFNVGKGQVIKAWDISVLSMQRGEVCMLLCKPEYAYGSAGNPNKIPPNSSLLFEMELLSFEGEVLTDDGGITRRIKVKGDGYTNPNDGATVDVHLEGSYGGRLFDSRDVRFTVGEAEDKGVPLGVDRAMEKMQKGECCILYLKPKYGFGREGKPEYKIGPNKDVVYEVTLKDFQRAKESWEMDLNEKLDLAAGVKHKGNQYFKAGWYHQAIILYQRIVSWLEMECGAGMEQQKRIQDFLLISQLNLALCFLRLKEFSHVVENCNKVIELDGRNEKALYRRGEARLLRNEFSLAMEDFQQVLHVNSSNRAARAQISICQHKIREHHEQDKRIYANMFQKFAEHDAKVGKMKRRRDESVKSDENSEVGIKRRRRSQDCP; this is translated from the exons gttgtGAAGCGTCAGGGGGTAGATGGAGACCGACCTATGATTGGGGACAAAGTGACTGTCCACTACACTGGAAAACTGCTCAACGGGAAGAAGTTTGACTCCAGTCTAGATCGCAAGGAGCCTTTTTGCTTCAATGTCGGCAAGG GACAAGTCATCAAAGCCTGGGACATTAGTGTGTTGTCTATGCAGAGAGGAGAAGTGTGCATGCTACTATGTAAGCCAGAATATGCATACGGATCTGCTGGGAACCCCAACAAAATTCCTCCCAACTCATCACTACTGTTTGAG aTGGAGCTGCTCAGCTTTGAAGGAGAGGTGCTTACAGATGATGGTGGCATCACAAGAAGAATCAAGGTTAAAGGGGACGGTTACACGAATCCCAACGACGGAGCCACCGTTGATG TGCACCTGGAGGGTAGCTATGGGGGTCGTTTGTTTGACTCCAGGGACGTCCGCTTTACTGTTGGTGAGGCTGAGGATAAGGGCGTTCCTCTGGGAGTAGACCGAGCCATGGAGAAGATGCAGAAAGGAGAGTGCTGTATACTTTACTTAAAACCCAA GTATGGCTTTGGAAGAGAGGGTAAACCAGAGTACAAGATTGGACCAAACAAAGACGTTGTATATGAAGTTACCCTTAAAGACTTTCAGAGG GCCAAAGAATCCTGGGAAATGGACTTGAATGAGAAGCTGGATTTGGCTGCTGGAGTTAAGCATAAAGGGAATCAATATTTTAAG GCGGGATGGTACCACCAGGCAATCATCCTGTACCAGCGTATTGTGTCCTGGCTAGAGATGGAGTGTGGTGCCGGGATGGAGCAGCAGAAGAGGATACAAGATTTTCTTTTGATATCCCAACTCAATCTAGCGTTGTGTTTCCTGCGACTAAAGGAGTTTTCACATGTAGTGGAGAACTGCAACAAG gtgattgaGCTTGATGGGAGAAATGAGAAGGCTTTGTATCGCCGCGGGGAAGCCCGTCTCCTCCGTAATGAGTTCAGCCTGGCCATGGAAGACTTTCAGCAAGTTCTGCATGTCAACTCCTCAAACCGAGCAGCTCGCGCTCAGATTTCCATCTGCCAGCACAAGATCCGGGAACATCATGAACAAGACAAGAGGATCTATGCCAACATGTTCCAGAAATTTGCAGAACATGATGCCAAG GTtgggaagatgaagaggagacgGGATGAAAGTGTGAAGAGCGATGAGAACAGTGAAGTGGGCATTAAACGACGACGGAGGAGTCAGGACTGTCCATAA